TTTAAAACTTTTACTTCTCTAAACGGAAGATTAAGAGATATTTCATTAATAATGAGTTCGTTTTCGCCATCTACCTTAAGACGTCTCATTAAGGAGTGTATTCTTGCATTTAGTTCTGATAGGTGGAATGGTTTAACCAAATAATCATCTGCTCCTAAATTTAATCCGTTAATTTTGTCTTCCAATGAATCTTTTGCAGATATTACAACAATTCCTGCCTTACATTTGTCGGATTTAACTTGGCTGATAATATCTAACCCGCTACCATCCGGCAAACCAATGTCAACAATAATACAATCATATTCATATAAACTACATAAATCTATTGCTTTGTGATAATTATTTGCAATATCACAATTAAATTTCTTGTTTTTTATAAGATAATCAGCAATTGATTGTGCCAACTCTCTTTCATCCTCTACTAATAACACTTTCATAAAAAGAACATATAAACTATTTAATTTATTCAAACATAATTAAACTTGATTACCTAAACAATTAATACTGCAATGGAAACACCTATAAAAGTACCTATGATATAGCCTAAAATTCCGACTAAAATAGCAGGAGTAATCAATTTCTTTTGTCCCATAGATGCAGCCATCGGTGCAGCAACTGACGGCCCCATAATATTTGCAGCGGAAGAAATCACGACCTCATATACATCAAGTTTGAATAATTTCGCCAGTGCCGTCATAAATACAAAATGGAATAGTAAAATAACTGTATAAAATAATAATACTGACGGACCTATATGAAATATTTCCTTTAAATTAGTTGATGCTCCAATTACAGCCAAAAACATATACATAATCCACAAACCAATTGAAAAAGAGGTGTTTGACAAGGCTTTAAAGCTTCTTGGAAAAATATTGGACACGGCAACAGAAAAGATTGTAATCAACAAAATACTTAGATTAAGCTCTGTATTTATAAGCCCCTCAATAAGTGGCGCCACCAAGCCCCCGAGTCCGGCAATTAGTGAAGCAATGAAAACCGAAACTGCAATTCGTTCTATGCTTATAGGGTAATTATCCTTTTTGTCCTCCTTAACAGCAACTTTGTTTTCTTTCTTTTTCTTCATAAAAAATCGTGACAAAAAAGCTAAAGAAGGTACTAAAAAAAGAAACAATGTAAACAAATTTGAAATTAAATTATCCACAGCAATGGTTGCGGTAAATAATGGATTCGTACTGAAATTTAAAATTTCGGCTGATGCAATAAAATTAACACTGCCCCCAATTAAAGTAGCAGCAATAACGCCTGCGGTATCTCCGGATTCTGGCCCGAGGTCAATCAAACTAAAAGCTAAGATACTCCCTAAAACAACTCCTATTGCTCCTAATATGTAGGCAATTAATAACTTCCCGCTTTCCTTGATGATTTTTACAATATTTGAGCTAAAAAGCAAAAGAGGGATAGCAATCGGTATAAAATAGTCAAACACCATGTCATAAACATCAACTTTCACAATAGGGTTTGATGCAACAGGAACAAAACCAATCATTGAAAGAATCGACATAGAAATCATCGTTACCAATATTCCCGAAAGTTTCCCAAACCATTTCTTATGTTCAGAGTATATTCCGAAAGCTGCCGCTCCGGCTACAATAAAAAACAAAACTAAATGATTTGAAGGTAATATTATTGATTCCATCCTTTCCTTTTAAGATTTTGAATTGCCAAAAGTAATAGGAATTAGTATTAATACCAAATCGTTGGTTTTTAAAGCATATTTAACGGTAAGTAGTCTGCTCTGCAACAATAATGTTTGTGTTTAGAAACATTAACGATTAATATATCAACGCACATGACAGCCCCTGGCAACACACACAACAAGCTTATTGTCTGCTCATTACGCGGATAGAAAATCTGAACAGTCGGTTTTTCAAATATGTAAAAGTCCGAAAATCTCTTATTTATAATTAGAATGATTATAAATAAAAGATTTCCTACAAGATTGAACTCTATTTTTGTACCATAATTAAATTAAAGATATGATAGGTTTAATCGGAATAAATTACAAATCATCTACTTTGGATATCAGAGAAAAATTTTCACTGGACGAGAGTGCAATAAAAAATTTCGGTTTATACATTAAAAACAAACAGGGTCTTTCCGGTTTAATAGTTCTTTCAACATGCAACCGTTCAGAATACTATTTCCGCATGCAAGATTGTTGCGATTCCGGTGCTTTTAGCTTTATGTTAAAATCCCTGAAAGAATTTTGTAATGTTACTGAAAATGTTCGTGATTATTTTTATTTCAAATCCGGCGAAAACGCTTATAAGCACCTTTTTCATGTTATATCAGGAGCAAATTCAATGATAATAGGAGAAGACCAAATTGTAGGACAAGTAAAACAAGCACTTAAAATAAGTATTGATAATAATCTGTCCGACACAGAACTAACACGCCTTTTTACAAAATCTTTTGAAGTAAGTAAAAAAATCAGAACTCAAACAAAAATCAACAAAGGTGCATTTTCTGTGTCATATGCAGGTGTTGAAAAATGCATATCGGTTTTCAATAACATTGTTGATTGCAACGTTTTGCTGATAGGAGCGGGCGAAACAGGTGCATTAACTTTAAAATCGTTATTAAAGAAAGGGTGTAAAAACATTGTTATTACTAACCGCACAGAAGAAAGGGCTGTTCGCCTAGCAAATAAATACAAAGTTAAGTCAGTACCTTTTTCATCTCTTGTTTCTGAATTAGAAAACAGCGACATTATAATAGTATCTACAGCATCACAAAAAGCTTTAATTACTAAAGAAATTGCAGAAAACACAATTGCAAAAACAAAAAAGAAAAAACAATTATACATCGACCTCTCTGTTCCTAGAAATGTTGAACACTCCGTTTCATCAACAGAAAATATTATTGTTTTTGATGTCGATGATTTACAAGAAGTTGTTAATGCAAACCAAGAAAAAAGAATAAAATTGATTAGCGAAATCGACAATTTGGTTAATACTTATGTTGATGAATATTGTGATTGGTTATCAACCCGCAACCTAAGTTCCGTAATCTCAAAAATTAAAACCAATTTCAGCTTAATAAACCAAAAAGAATTATCCGGATTTAAAAAGAATAATAAATCTGCCGAAACAAACTTGCTTGATAATTACGGGTCTTTCATTGCAGAAAAATACTCCAGACACTTCATTAAGAACCTAAGAGAAGTTACCCAAAACGGCAGAAAAACGGAATACATTAAAGTGTTGAGTGAGCTCTTTGAAATAAACTAAACTTTCTGTTATTTTATAAAATACTGATCTTATATTATTAAATTTATGGGGAAACAAAAAATCAGAATCGGTACTCGCGGAAGTCAACTTGCCCTTTATCAGGCAGAAGAAGTAAAAAAGACAATCGAAGAAAAATTTGCCGATAAGAAAGTTGAGATAACAATCATCCACTCTAAAGGAGATAAAATTTTGGATGTTGCTTTATCCAAAATAGGAGATAAAGGTCTGTTTACAAAAGAACTGGAAGAGGCATTGTTTAGAAATGAAATTGATATTGCTGTTCACAGTTTAAAAGATCTGCCCACAACCTTACCAGAAGGATTAAAAATCGGAGGTGTTTTAAAACGAGGAGAAGTTAGAGATGCGATTGTAAGTGTTAAAAATATAAAGTTGAACGATATTACTGAAGACATGACTATCGCAACTTCAAGTTTGCGCAGAGTTGCACAGTTGCTGAGAATAAACCCCAAATTTAAAATTATTGACATAAGAGGAAATGTAAATACTCGCCTAAGAAAAATGGAGGAGGGTTACTGTGATGTTATGTTAATGGCAGCAACTGGTTTACAACGCTTAAACTTAGACAGGTACATTTCGGAAGTCGTTGATTATAACACGATTATTCCTCCCGTTTCTCAGGGTGCAATAGCAATAGAAACTCGAATTGAAGACAAAGGTGTTGATGAAGTAATCAATGCAGTAAATCATAAATTAACATATGAAATTACTAATGCAGAAAGAATATTTTTACGAAAACTTGAAGGCGGATGCCAAATTCCGATTGCATGTTGTTCTGAAATAAAAGAAGAGACCCTTGCTATGACCGGCTATATGTCATATATAGACGGAACCGATGTTATAGAACATAAAATTGAAGGCAAATTATCAGATGCAGACAAAACAGCAAACCAATTAGCAGATTATTTCATTACAAAGGGGTCTGCATCATTACTCGAAAGAATTCGAAAACAAAACAAGAAATAGAATGTCAGCCTTAAACGGAAAAATTATAATATCTACATGTACAGAAGATAAGGCGCAAAAGCTTAGCAAGCTGCTAAACCCAAAAGGAGCAAGTGTATATAATTTCCCGATGATTGAAATAAAAGAAGCTGAGAACAATTTTTTACAGATAAAAGAAACTCTCAACAATATCGAATCATATAATTGGGTAATCTTTACAAGCAGTAATGGTGTCAAATACTTTTTTTATTGGTTGAAGAAATTTAATATCCCTTTAATTTTTAATAATACTCGATTTGCAGTTATCGGAAAATCCACCGCAAATTCTTTAAAATCATTCGGGATTAATCCGAATTATATCTCTCACAGCAAAAACTCAAAAGAATTTGCAAAGGAATTAGTTGAAATTACAAACAGCAGCACTAAACAAATTTTAATTCCGACAGGGAACTTAGCCTCAGATAACCTTAAAAACATTTTGTGCAAAACCCGTAAGTGCCATTATTTAACAGTATATAACACACACGAAACCAAGCAACAGTGGGATACCCTAATATCTGTTATTGAGAAAGACAGCTATGATATAATTCTCTTTTTTAGCCCGTCCGCAGTAAGAGGAATGATAAATAAATTACCGAACAATATTAACATAAGTAATTTAAAATGTGTTGCCATGGGCAGCACAACAGAAAGGTCATTGTCACAAAAAAAAATTAAGTCGCTCTTCATACCGTCCATACCCAATATTGAAACAATGGTAAGAGAACTGGAAGAGTATTATGAAATAAGTCAATTAAAAAATATTAATATAAATAAAACTAAATAAATTATGAACTTCCCGATAACACGATTAAGA
This DNA window, taken from Bacteroidales bacterium, encodes the following:
- the hemA gene encoding glutamyl-tRNA reductase, whose product is MIGLIGINYKSSTLDIREKFSLDESAIKNFGLYIKNKQGLSGLIVLSTCNRSEYYFRMQDCCDSGAFSFMLKSLKEFCNVTENVRDYFYFKSGENAYKHLFHVISGANSMIIGEDQIVGQVKQALKISIDNNLSDTELTRLFTKSFEVSKKIRTQTKINKGAFSVSYAGVEKCISVFNNIVDCNVLLIGAGETGALTLKSLLKKGCKNIVITNRTEERAVRLANKYKVKSVPFSSLVSELENSDIIIVSTASQKALITKEIAENTIAKTKKKKQLYIDLSVPRNVEHSVSSTENIIVFDVDDLQEVVNANQEKRIKLISEIDNLVNTYVDEYCDWLSTRNLSSVISKIKTNFSLINQKELSGFKKNNKSAETNLLDNYGSFIAEKYSRHFIKNLREVTQNGRKTEYIKVLSELFEIN
- a CDS encoding DUF819 family protein produces the protein MESIILPSNHLVLFFIVAGAAAFGIYSEHKKWFGKLSGILVTMISMSILSMIGFVPVASNPIVKVDVYDMVFDYFIPIAIPLLLFSSNIVKIIKESGKLLIAYILGAIGVVLGSILAFSLIDLGPESGDTAGVIAATLIGGSVNFIASAEILNFSTNPLFTATIAVDNLISNLFTLFLFLVPSLAFLSRFFMKKKKENKVAVKEDKKDNYPISIERIAVSVFIASLIAGLGGLVAPLIEGLINTELNLSILLITIFSVAVSNIFPRSFKALSNTSFSIGLWIMYMFLAVIGASTNLKEIFHIGPSVLLFYTVILLFHFVFMTALAKLFKLDVYEVVISSAANIMGPSVAAPMAASMGQKKLITPAILVGILGYIIGTFIGVSIAVLIV
- the hemC gene encoding hydroxymethylbilane synthase, which codes for MGKQKIRIGTRGSQLALYQAEEVKKTIEEKFADKKVEITIIHSKGDKILDVALSKIGDKGLFTKELEEALFRNEIDIAVHSLKDLPTTLPEGLKIGGVLKRGEVRDAIVSVKNIKLNDITEDMTIATSSLRRVAQLLRINPKFKIIDIRGNVNTRLRKMEEGYCDVMLMAATGLQRLNLDRYISEVVDYNTIIPPVSQGAIAIETRIEDKGVDEVINAVNHKLTYEITNAERIFLRKLEGGCQIPIACCSEIKEETLAMTGYMSYIDGTDVIEHKIEGKLSDADKTANQLADYFITKGSASLLERIRKQNKK
- a CDS encoding uroporphyrinogen-III synthase, producing the protein MSALNGKIIISTCTEDKAQKLSKLLNPKGASVYNFPMIEIKEAENNFLQIKETLNNIESYNWVIFTSSNGVKYFFYWLKKFNIPLIFNNTRFAVIGKSTANSLKSFGINPNYISHSKNSKEFAKELVEITNSSTKQILIPTGNLASDNLKNILCKTRKCHYLTVYNTHETKQQWDTLISVIEKDSYDIILFFSPSAVRGMINKLPNNINISNLKCVAMGSTTERSLSQKKIKSLFIPSIPNIETMVRELEEYYEISQLKNININKTK
- a CDS encoding response regulator transcription factor, whose product is MKVLLVEDERELAQSIADYLIKNKKFNCDIANNYHKAIDLCSLYEYDCIIVDIGLPDGSGLDIISQVKSDKCKAGIVVISAKDSLEDKINGLNLGADDYLVKPFHLSELNARIHSLMRRLKVDGENELIINEISLNLPFREVKVLNNKVSLTKSEFDLLYYLMTNKNQVLSKSSIAEHLIGEYVDVMNSLDFVYLHVKNLRKKLLDAKCKDYIKTVYGVGYKFLVE